One part of the Vitis riparia cultivar Riparia Gloire de Montpellier isolate 1030 chromosome 8, EGFV_Vit.rip_1.0, whole genome shotgun sequence genome encodes these proteins:
- the LOC117920495 gene encoding acetyl-coenzyme A carboxylase carboxyl transferase subunit alpha, chloroplastic: MASMSHSSVAFSGTSMASDLLRSSSNGVSGVPLKALGRARFDTRRRNFTVSAKIGKAKKHDYPWPADPDPNVKGGLLTHLSYFKPLKEKPKQVTLDFEKPLLDLQKKIVDVQRMANETGLDFSDQIISLENKYQQALKDLYTHLTPIQRVGIARHPNRPTFLDHVFNITDKFVELHGDRAGYNDPAIVTGIGTIDGRRYMFMGHQKGRNTKENVQRNFGMPTPHGYRKALRMMYYADHHGFPIITFIDTPGAYADLKSEELGQGEAIAHNLRTMFGLKVPIISIVIGEGGSGGALAIGCANKLLMLENAVFYVASPEACAAILWKSAKAAPKAAEKLRITAGELCRLQVADGIIPEPLGGAHADPSWTSQQIKIAIVEAMDELTKMETQELLKHRMLKFRKIGGFQEGIPVDPERKVNMKKREEPVVDKTPDVELEDEVEKLKQQILEAKKSYTELPESGLNEMIEKLQNEIEHEYSEALQTMGLKDRFVMLREEFAKARTSQDELLHPALADKISKLKDEFNQRLSEAPNYPSLMNKLDMLNEISKAKTISERNKATTLKQEINKRFKEVMDRADLKEKIEALKAEIENSEMSTIGDLDDELKEKIVRVKKEIEFEMAEVLKSLGLDVAGVESKAMDLIQETPVPGFQSKIEELNEEINKGIEDAIRSSDLKSKIELLKLELAKAGQTPDLESKDKIRALDQEIRQTIAEAMNSSELLEKFEKLNADISESAESSGGLNGSLSKESPKENSFEYAGPEIELN; encoded by the exons ATGGCGTCTATGTCACATTCTTCGGTTGCATTTTCTGGCACTTCGATGGCTTCGGATCTTCTCCGGAGCTCGAGCAATGGTGTCTCTGGGGTCCCGCTGAAAGCCTTAGGAAGAGCGCGATTTGACACGAGGAGAAGGAATTTTACTGTCAGTGCAAAGATTGGGAAGGCGAAGAAGCATGATTATCCATGGCCGGCTGATCCAGATCCCAATGTTAAAGGAGGCCTCCTTACCCATCTCTCATATTTCAAGCCTTTGAAAGAGAAACCGAAGCAGGTTACTTTGGATTTTGAGAAACCCCTCCTGGATCTACAGAAGAAGATTGTAGAT gTACAAAGAATGGCAAACGAAACTGGTCTTGACTTCAGTGATCAGATTATCTCATTGGAGAATAAGTATCAACAG GCTCTCAAAGATCTATATACACATCTGACTCCTATACAGCGTGTGGGAATTGCACGGCACCCTAACAGGCCAACTTTTCTCGATCACGTGTTTAACATTACTGACAAG TTTGTGGAGCTTCATGGAGACCGAGCAGGGTATAATGATCCTGCTATTGTTACTGGTATTGGAACCATAGATGGTAGAAGGTACATGTTCATGGGCCATCAAAAGGGTAGAAACACAAAAGAGAATGTCCAACGTAACTTTGGGATGCCTACTCCTCATGG TTATCGGAAGGCTCTACGGATGATGTACTATGCAGATCACCATGGATTTCCTATCATTACTTTTATTGACACCCCAGGGGCATATGCAGACCTTAAATCTGAGGAACTAGGCCAA GGTGAAGCCATAGCCCACAATTTGAGGACCATGTTTGGTCTGAAGGTACCGATTATTTCTATTGTTATTGGGGAAGGTGGCTCTGGTGGTGCTCTGGCCATAGGTTGTGCTAATAAATTGTTAATGCTTGAAAATGCAGTTTTCTATGTTGCCAG CCCAGAAGCATGTGCAGCAATTTTGTGGAAGAGTGCAAAAGCTGCTCCAAAG GCAGCTGAGAAGCTGAGGATAACTGCTGGAGAACTCTGCAGGCTTCAAGTTGCAGATGGGATCATCCCT GAACCACTTGGGGGTGCACATGCAGATCCATCTTGGACCTCACAACAGATTAAAATTGCTATTGTTGAAGCAATGGAT GAACTCACAAAGATGGAAACACAAGAGCTACTAAAGCATCGCATGCTGAAGTTCCGAAAAATTGGTGGGTTTCAGGAAGGTATCCCAGTTGATCCTGAAAGAAAAGTCAACATGAAGAAGAGAGAAGAACCTGTTGTGGACAAAACTCCCGATGTGGAACTGGAGGATGAGGTTGAAAAGCTGAAACAGCAAATTCTTGAAGCCAAGAAGTCATATACTGAGCTTCCAGAGTCAGGTCTGAATGAGATGATAGAAAAGCTGCAAAATGAGATTGAGCATGAATATTCAGAGGCACTTCAAACCATGGGCTTGAAGGACAGATTTGTGATGCTGCGGGAGGAATTTGCAAAAGCAAGAACTTCACAGGATGAGCTCTTGCATCCAGCTTTAGCAGACAAGATCTCCAAGCTCAAGGATGAGTTCAACCAGAGGCTGTCTGAGGCTCCTAATTATCCAAGCCTGATGAATAAGCTTGATATGTTGAATGAAATAAGTAAAGCCAAGACTATCTCAGAGAGGAACAAGGCAACCACTTTGAAGCAGGAAATCAACAAGAGATTCAAAGAGGTTATGGATCGCGCTGATCTAAAGGAGAAGATTGAGGCATTAAAAGCTGAAATTGAAAATTCTGAGATGTCTACGATTGGGGATTTAGATGATGAGCTGAAGGAGAAAATTGTGAGGGTGAAGAAAGAGATTGAGTTTGAAATGGCTGAGGTTCTCAAGTCCTTGGGTTTGGATGTTGCAGGTGTGGAATCAAAAGCAATGGACCTCATTCAGGAGACTCCTGTCCCGGGATTCCAGTCGAAGATAGAGGAGTTGAATGAAGAAATTAACAAGGGAATTGAAGATGCGATCAGATCATCAGATTTGAAGAGCAAGATTGAGTTGCTGAAGTTGGAATTGGCAAAGGCAGGACAGACACCAGATTTGGAGTCAAAGGATAAGATTAGGGCTCTGGATCAAGAAATCAGGCAAACCATTGCAGAGGCTATGAATTCCTCAGAGTTATTGGAGAAGTTTGAGAAGCTAAACGCTGACATTTCTGAATCTGCAGAATCTTCTGGTGGACTGAATGGAAGTTTGAGTAAAGAAAGCCCAAAAGAAAACAGTTTCGAGTATGCTGGGCCAGAAATAGAGCTCAACTAG
- the LOC117919913 gene encoding steroid 5-alpha-reductase DET2 codes for MDWDRTLFHNSLIALYLIAPPTFISLRFLQAPYGKHHRPGWGPTVPPSLAWFLMESPTVWLTLLIYPLGDRSSNPRSLILISIYLFHYIHRTLIYPLHLRNSTVAKRNGFPVSVALMAFGFNLLNAYLQARWVSHYANYEDDGWFWWRFWVGLVIFLDGMLVNVRSDLALVGLKSQGGGYKVPRGGWFELVSCANYFGEVVEWLGWAVMTWSWVGLGFLLYTCANLVPRARANHKWYLEKFGEDYPKGRKAVIPFLY; via the coding sequence ATGGATTGGGACCGAACCCTGTTCCACAACTCTCTCATCGCCCTCTACCTCATAGCCCCACCCACATTCATCTCCCTTCGTTTCCTCCAAGCCCCCTATGGCAAGCACCACCGACCGGGGTGGGGTCCCACTGTGCCGCCATCCTTGGCATGGTTCCTCATGGAATCTCCTACTGTGTGGTTGACCCTCCTCATCTACCCCTTGGGTGATCGTTCCTCCAATCCCAGATCCCTAATCCTCATTTCCATCTACCTCTTCCACTACATCCATCGCACTCTCATCTACCCTCTCCACCTCCGCAACTCTACTGTGGCTAAACGGAATGGGTTCCCGGTCAGCGTGGCGCTCATGGCCTTCGGATTCAACCTCCTCAACGCCTACTTGCAAGCCAGATGGGTGTCTCATTATGCTAATTACGAGGACGATGGGTGGTTCTGGTGGCGGTTCTGGGTGGGACTGGTAATCTTCCTGGATGGGATGTTGGTGAATGTAAGATCGGATTTGGCGTTGGTGGGTCTGAAAAGCCAGGGCGGAGGGTACAAGGTGCCGAGAGGAGGGTGGTTCGAGTTAGTGAGCTGTGCCAACTATTTCGGGGAGGTGGTGGAGTGGTTGGGATGGGCGGTGATGACGTGGTCTTGGGTGGGTTTAGGGTTTCTTCTGTACACATGTGCCAATTTGGTGCCAAGGGCACGTGCCAACCACAAGTGGTATTTGGAAAAGTTTGGGGAGGATTATCCCAAGGGGAGAAAAGCTGTTATTCCCTTCCTCTATTGA